In the genome of Pseudomonas putida, one region contains:
- a CDS encoding LysE family transporter produces the protein MSMETWLAFFAACWVISLSPGAGAIASMSSGLQYGFWRGYWNALGLQLGLIVQIAVIAAGVGAILAASATAFQLIKWFGVAYLVYLAYKQWRALPMDMSDPSGVRPIGKPMSLVFRGFLVNVSNPKALVFMLAVLPQFINPHAPLVPQYLAITATMITVDMLVMAGYTGLAARVLRLLRTPKQQKRMNRTFAGLFIGAAAFLATLRRAPV, from the coding sequence ATGTCGATGGAAACCTGGTTGGCCTTCTTTGCCGCGTGCTGGGTGATCAGCCTGTCGCCGGGTGCCGGGGCCATCGCCTCGATGTCCAGCGGGCTGCAGTACGGGTTCTGGCGTGGGTACTGGAACGCCCTGGGCCTGCAACTGGGGCTGATCGTTCAGATCGCCGTCATCGCCGCTGGCGTGGGCGCCATTCTCGCCGCCTCGGCCACCGCCTTCCAGCTCATCAAATGGTTCGGTGTCGCCTACCTGGTGTACCTGGCGTACAAACAGTGGCGCGCCTTGCCCATGGACATGAGCGACCCCTCGGGCGTGCGGCCGATCGGCAAGCCGATGAGCCTGGTGTTCCGCGGCTTCCTGGTCAACGTCAGCAACCCCAAGGCGCTGGTGTTCATGCTTGCGGTGCTGCCGCAGTTCATCAACCCTCATGCCCCGCTGGTGCCTCAGTACCTGGCTATCACCGCCACCATGATCACCGTGGACATGCTGGTCATGGCAGGCTACACGGGCCTTGCGGCCCGCGTGCTGCGGCTGCTGCGCACGCCCAAGCAGCAAAAGCGCATGAACCGCACGTTTGCCGGCTTGTTCATCGGCGCGGCGGCGTTTCTGGCCACCCTGCGCCGTGCGCCGGTCTGA
- a CDS encoding NfeD family protein, translated as MIARGWCWLLLTLVLGMVPSGLAVPGSSVWLLDIDDAIGPASADYLIRGLEQAQAQNAQLVVIRLDTPGGLDSAMRQIIKAILASPVPVASFVAPSGARAASAGTYILYASHVAAMAPGTNLGAATPVQIGATPPGKPDADKPSPDDPLARKQVNDAAAYIRGLAQLRGRNADWAQKAVREAVSLSASEALHLNVIDQMANDLPQLLNQLDGKTLVAAGQPRQLQTADAVIIEHLPDWRTRLLAVITNPSVALILIMIGIYGLLFEFMSPGSGVGGVIGGICLLLALYAMQLLPVSYAGMALILLGVAFMIAEAFLPSFGVVGFGGIVAFVVGAVILIDTDAPGFGIPLALIVALAAVSALLLGGVLGMALKARRRALVSGDAGLVGSLVTVTQVMAGNPFCGSVQAQGEQWQVQCATPLQPGQQVRVTARHGVMLEVSATAPAAQGE; from the coding sequence GTGATCGCTCGTGGCTGGTGCTGGCTGCTGCTGACGCTCGTGCTCGGCATGGTTCCGAGCGGCTTGGCGGTGCCCGGTAGCAGCGTCTGGCTGCTGGACATCGATGACGCCATCGGCCCAGCCAGCGCCGATTACCTGATACGCGGCCTGGAACAGGCGCAGGCGCAGAACGCGCAACTGGTGGTGATCCGCCTGGACACGCCCGGCGGGCTGGACAGCGCCATGCGCCAGATCATCAAGGCGATTCTCGCAAGCCCCGTGCCCGTGGCCAGCTTCGTCGCCCCCAGCGGCGCCCGGGCGGCCAGCGCCGGCACCTATATCCTCTATGCAAGCCACGTGGCGGCCATGGCGCCAGGAACCAACCTGGGTGCCGCGACGCCAGTGCAGATCGGTGCGACCCCACCGGGCAAGCCCGACGCCGACAAACCCTCACCGGACGACCCTCTGGCGCGCAAGCAGGTGAACGATGCCGCGGCCTACATCCGCGGCCTGGCTCAACTGCGCGGGCGCAACGCCGACTGGGCGCAGAAGGCCGTGCGCGAAGCCGTGAGCCTGTCGGCCAGCGAGGCGCTGCACCTTAACGTCATCGACCAGATGGCCAATGACCTGCCACAACTGCTGAACCAGCTCGACGGCAAGACCCTCGTCGCCGCCGGCCAGCCGCGCCAGTTGCAAACGGCCGACGCCGTGATCATTGAGCACCTGCCCGATTGGCGCACCCGCCTGCTGGCGGTGATCACCAACCCCAGCGTGGCGCTGATCTTGATCATGATCGGTATCTACGGCCTGTTATTCGAATTCATGAGCCCTGGCTCAGGGGTTGGCGGGGTGATCGGCGGCATCTGCCTGCTGCTGGCCTTGTACGCCATGCAGTTGCTGCCGGTGAGCTATGCAGGCATGGCGCTGATCCTGCTGGGCGTGGCGTTCATGATCGCCGAGGCATTCCTGCCGAGCTTCGGTGTGGTCGGTTTTGGCGGCATCGTCGCGTTCGTGGTCGGTGCGGTCATCCTCATAGACACCGACGCGCCCGGTTTCGGCATCCCCCTGGCGCTGATCGTCGCCTTGGCGGCGGTCTCGGCGCTGCTGCTCGGCGGGGTGCTGGGCATGGCCCTGAAGGCCCGACGACGGGCCTTGGTCAGCGGCGACGCGGGGCTGGTAGGCAGTCTGGTCACGGTGACCCAGGTGATGGCAGGCAACCCGTTCTGCGGCTCGGTACAGGCCCAGGGCGAACAATGGCAAGTCCAGTGCGCGACCCCGTTGCAGCCTGGGCAACAGGTGCGCGTGACGGCCCGCCATGGCGTGATGCTGGAGGTCAGTGCCACCGCGCCCGCCGCGCAAGGAGAGTGA
- a CDS encoding Rsd/AlgQ family anti-sigma factor, with amino-acid sequence MLDSCQNAQERWGGVHKLIDRWLQERAELVQAFRALRDAKPAFADKDKNRDFCAVLVDYVSAWHFEVSEQLVTEAKAFGDEGALQLAEQINPRINDITQIALAFNDHCEKGECKDPERFSKKLGELGSLLHERFELEDCLIEVLHNAHKEEGAVQA; translated from the coding sequence ATGCTCGATAGTTGTCAGAACGCTCAGGAACGCTGGGGTGGGGTTCACAAGCTGATCGACCGTTGGCTCCAGGAGCGGGCGGAGCTGGTCCAGGCCTTCCGCGCCTTGCGTGACGCCAAACCGGCCTTCGCCGACAAGGACAAGAACCGCGATTTCTGCGCGGTGCTGGTCGACTATGTTTCGGCGTGGCATTTCGAAGTGAGCGAGCAACTGGTCACGGAAGCCAAGGCGTTCGGTGACGAAGGTGCCCTGCAGCTCGCCGAACAGATCAATCCACGGATCAACGACATCACCCAGATTGCATTGGCCTTCAATGACCATTGCGAAAAGGGCGAGTGCAAGGACCCCGAGCGGTTCTCCAAGAAACTGGGCGAGCTCGGCAGCCTACTGCATGAGCGCTTCGAGCTTGAGGACTGCCTGATCGAGGTGCTGCACAACGCGCACAAGGAAGAGGGCGCGGTGCAAGCCTGA
- a CDS encoding slipin family protein, which translates to MFVQFGFGALLAVVGLLLLSALRILREYERGVVFQLGRFWQVKGPGLIILIPGIQQMVRVDLRTVVLDVPPQDVITRDNVSVKVNAVLYFRVLDPQKAIIQVEDFLGATSQLAQTTLRAVLGKHELDELLAEREQLNSDIRQVLDAQTDAWGIKVANVEIKHVDLNESMVRAIARQAEAERERRAKVIHAEGELQASEKLMQAAQMLGKEPGAMQLRYMQTLGTIAGDRSSTIVFPLPVDLLKGLVDKPR; encoded by the coding sequence ATGTTCGTTCAATTCGGTTTTGGCGCCTTGCTGGCGGTGGTCGGCCTGTTATTGCTGTCGGCCCTGCGTATCCTGCGCGAGTACGAGCGGGGCGTGGTGTTCCAGCTGGGCCGCTTCTGGCAGGTCAAAGGGCCGGGCTTGATCATTCTGATCCCGGGAATCCAGCAGATGGTGCGGGTGGACCTGCGCACCGTGGTACTCGACGTACCGCCCCAGGACGTGATCACCCGCGACAACGTCTCGGTCAAGGTCAACGCCGTGCTGTACTTTCGTGTGCTCGATCCGCAGAAGGCGATCATCCAGGTCGAGGATTTTCTCGGTGCCACCAGCCAACTGGCCCAGACGACGCTGCGTGCGGTGCTCGGCAAACATGAGCTGGACGAACTGCTGGCCGAGCGCGAACAGCTCAACTCGGACATCCGCCAAGTGCTCGACGCCCAGACCGATGCCTGGGGCATCAAGGTCGCCAACGTCGAGATCAAGCATGTCGACCTCAACGAGTCGATGGTGCGTGCCATCGCCCGCCAGGCCGAGGCCGAGCGCGAACGGCGGGCCAAGGTGATCCATGCCGAGGGTGAGCTGCAGGCTTCGGAAAAACTGATGCAGGCGGCGCAGATGCTGGGCAAGGAGCCGGGGGCGATGCAACTGCGCTACATGCAGACTCTGGGGACGATTGCCGGGGACAGGAGCTCGACCATCGTGTTCCCGCTGCCGGTGGACTTGCTCAAGGGGTTGGTCGATAAACCGCGTTGA
- a CDS encoding FKBP-type peptidyl-prolyl cis-trans isomerase has protein sequence MPRYLILALCLATPMAWANPEATPSKHDLAYSLGASLGERLRDEVPGLELDALVEGLRQAYQGQPLKLDKPRMQAILQQHEEQASAAAEQAQVDKSLAAEKRFLANERARTGVHELPEGILYTELANGTGSSPKAGGKVQVRYTGKLPDGSVFDQNQQPQWFNLDSVIEGWRVALPHMKAGAKWRLVIPSAQAYGAEGAGDLIAPYTPLVFEIELLAVAD, from the coding sequence GTGCCTCGTTACCTTATTCTCGCCCTGTGTCTGGCAACGCCTATGGCCTGGGCCAATCCTGAAGCGACCCCCTCCAAGCACGACCTGGCCTACAGCCTCGGCGCCAGCCTGGGTGAGCGCCTGCGTGACGAAGTGCCCGGCCTAGAGCTCGATGCCTTGGTCGAAGGCCTGCGCCAGGCCTATCAAGGCCAGCCCCTCAAGCTCGACAAGCCGCGCATGCAAGCCATCCTCCAGCAGCACGAGGAACAGGCCAGTGCGGCCGCGGAACAAGCCCAGGTCGACAAGAGCCTGGCCGCGGAAAAACGCTTCCTGGCCAACGAGCGCGCACGTACCGGCGTCCATGAGCTGCCCGAAGGCATTCTCTACACCGAGCTGGCAAACGGCACGGGTAGCTCACCCAAAGCCGGTGGCAAGGTACAGGTGCGCTACACAGGAAAGCTGCCAGACGGCTCGGTGTTCGATCAAAACCAGCAGCCCCAATGGTTCAACCTGGACTCGGTGATCGAAGGCTGGCGAGTGGCATTGCCGCACATGAAGGCCGGGGCGAAGTGGCGGCTGGTGATCCCATCGGCACAAGCCTATGGAGCCGAAGGTGCGGGCGACCTGATTGCGCCCTACACCCCCCTGGTCTTCGAAATCGAACTGCTGGCGGTGGCCGACTGA
- a CDS encoding heme biosynthesis HemY N-terminal domain-containing protein encodes MKRVYLLAVLAIVVAAALGIAVAKHSGYVLVAYGGFRYQSGLWAALAALVAIVVVLWLVRYLIGLVLTSSGVVNPWSRRNRSRRTRIAIEQGQLDLAEGRWASAQRHLHRAAEAERQPLLYYLGAARAANELGRAEDSDNLLERALERQPQAELAIALTHAQLQMDRGDIGGAHETLLAMQERHPHNNQVLRLLYRLHVEQGDWSALIRLLPELRKGKVLPAKELADLEQRAWGQNLGLAATRGEDAQAARQALERAWQQLTAAQRQEAQLVSAYAEQLRQLGAQGEAEQVLRTALKRQYESHLARLYGLVRGDDPARQLQTAEGWLKDHPQDPSLLLTLGRLSLQNRLWGKARDYLESSLRMERNPEACAELARLLAGLGETERSNQLFQEGLGLLDERLLALPLPEGVRA; translated from the coding sequence ATGAAGCGTGTCTACCTGCTGGCGGTGCTGGCCATCGTGGTAGCCGCGGCACTGGGCATCGCGGTCGCCAAGCACAGCGGCTATGTGCTGGTCGCCTATGGTGGCTTCCGTTATCAGTCCGGGCTGTGGGCGGCATTGGCGGCGCTGGTCGCCATTGTCGTGGTGCTCTGGTTGGTGCGTTACCTGATCGGCCTGGTGCTGACGTCGAGCGGCGTGGTCAACCCGTGGTCGCGGCGCAATCGTAGCCGTCGTACCCGCATCGCCATCGAGCAAGGGCAGTTGGACCTGGCGGAGGGCCGCTGGGCCAGTGCCCAGCGTCATCTGCATCGCGCCGCCGAGGCTGAGCGCCAGCCGTTGCTCTACTACCTTGGCGCTGCCCGCGCCGCCAATGAATTGGGTCGTGCCGAAGACAGCGACAATCTGCTCGAGCGCGCCCTGGAGCGACAGCCTCAGGCCGAGCTGGCCATCGCCCTGACCCATGCGCAATTGCAGATGGACCGCGGCGACATCGGCGGTGCCCATGAAACCCTGCTGGCGATGCAGGAGCGTCACCCTCACAACAACCAGGTGCTGCGCTTGCTGTATCGCCTGCATGTGGAGCAAGGCGACTGGTCGGCCCTGATCCGCCTGCTGCCGGAGCTGCGCAAGGGCAAGGTGCTGCCAGCCAAGGAGCTCGCCGATCTGGAACAACGCGCCTGGGGTCAGAACCTTGGCCTGGCGGCGACCCGCGGGGAAGATGCCCAGGCTGCCCGCCAAGCCTTGGAGCGGGCCTGGCAACAGCTCACCGCCGCCCAACGCCAAGAAGCGCAATTGGTCTCGGCCTACGCCGAACAGCTGCGCCAGCTCGGAGCCCAGGGGGAAGCCGAACAGGTGCTGCGCACGGCGCTCAAGCGTCAATACGAAAGCCATCTGGCTCGTCTGTATGGTCTGGTGCGCGGCGATGATCCGGCCCGTCAGTTGCAAACCGCCGAAGGCTGGCTCAAGGATCATCCGCAGGATCCGAGCCTGCTGCTCACCCTGGGTCGCCTGAGCCTGCAGAACCGCTTGTGGGGCAAAGCGCGGGATTACCTCGAAAGCAGCCTGCGCATGGAGCGCAATCCGGAGGCCTGTGCGGAGCTTGCCCGCCTGCTGGCTGGGCTGGGTGAGACCGAGCGCAGCAACCAGTTGTTCCAGGAGGGCCTGGGCCTGCTGGATGAGCGCCTGTTGGCCTTGCCGTTGCCCGAGGGCGTGCGAGCCTGA
- a CDS encoding disulfide bond formation protein B, with protein MLPARLRTFFLIGGFASAAVLLASFCLENTLGLVPCSLCFSQRLLLGLYAGVSVCAVLHSPGMVGKRNYAALALGCSVSGALLASRHVWLQGAGLTADACQMPFRWMLEQSWDQALRMLVLGGPDCTSLTWSFIDLTLPEWSLLAFLSLSALPLSWLLGYRMRQLGKA; from the coding sequence ATGCTGCCGGCCCGCTTGCGCACCTTTTTTCTCATTGGCGGTTTCGCCTCGGCGGCGGTCCTGCTTGCCTCGTTCTGTCTTGAAAACACCCTTGGCCTGGTGCCTTGCTCCCTGTGCTTCAGTCAGCGCTTGCTGCTCGGGCTGTACGCAGGGGTGAGCGTATGCGCTGTGCTGCACTCGCCGGGCATGGTCGGCAAGCGCAACTACGCGGCGCTGGCATTGGGTTGCTCGGTGAGTGGAGCGCTGCTGGCATCCAGGCATGTCTGGCTACAAGGTGCGGGTCTTACAGCCGACGCCTGCCAGATGCCGTTCAGGTGGATGCTGGAGCAGTCGTGGGACCAAGCGTTGAGGATGCTGGTGCTGGGCGGCCCCGACTGCACCTCGCTGACCTGGAGCTTCATCGACCTGACCTTGCCCGAGTGGAGCCTGCTGGCGTTCCTGTCGCTATCGGCCCTCCCACTGAGCTGGTTGCTGGGCTACCGCATGCGCCAACTCGGCAAAGCTTGA
- a CDS encoding AlgP family protein translates to MSAKKKPVSTPLHLLQQLSGSLLEHLEDACSQALADAEKLLAKLEKQRGKAQEKLHNARLKLQDAAKAGKAKAQSKAQKVSGELEELLDSLKDRQTQTRTYIQQLKRDAQESLKLAQGVGKVREAASKALAQRTTAAKTPAKPAATKAAARPAAKATAKPAAKPAAAKAGAARSAAKAPVKAAAKPAAKAPVKVAAKPAAKAPAKAAAKPTAARTAAAKPAAKPAAAKAAAKPAATKTAAAKPAAKGAAAKPAAAKPAATKPAAKQAAAKATTAKPAATKATAAKPAARKAPAKPTAAKPAVSKPAQTKPAAPVTSSPAPATNSAAPAAASPAPASTPAQSAPSAS, encoded by the coding sequence ATGTCGGCCAAGAAGAAGCCAGTCAGTACGCCGTTGCACCTGCTCCAGCAACTTTCGGGTAGTCTGCTCGAACATTTGGAAGATGCCTGCTCGCAAGCGCTGGCGGATGCCGAGAAACTGCTGGCCAAGTTGGAAAAACAGCGTGGCAAAGCCCAGGAAAAACTGCACAACGCACGTCTGAAGTTGCAGGACGCCGCCAAGGCCGGTAAAGCCAAGGCTCAGAGCAAAGCGCAAAAAGTCTCTGGCGAACTTGAAGAGCTGCTTGATTCGCTCAAAGACCGTCAAACGCAGACCCGCACTTATATTCAGCAACTAAAACGCGATGCCCAGGAAAGCCTGAAACTGGCCCAGGGCGTGGGCAAAGTGCGCGAGGCCGCCAGCAAGGCGCTCGCTCAGCGCACGACCGCTGCCAAGACCCCGGCCAAGCCGGCTGCGACCAAGGCCGCTGCCCGTCCGGCTGCCAAGGCGACTGCAAAACCCGCCGCTAAACCCGCTGCTGCCAAGGCTGGCGCTGCCAGATCCGCTGCTAAGGCACCCGTGAAAGCGGCTGCCAAGCCTGCGGCCAAAGCGCCGGTCAAAGTCGCTGCCAAGCCTGCAGCCAAGGCCCCGGCCAAGGCCGCAGCCAAACCGACTGCTGCCCGTACTGCCGCAGCCAAACCGGCCGCAAAACCTGCTGCTGCCAAGGCCGCTGCCAAGCCGGCTGCGACCAAGACGGCCGCCGCCAAGCCTGCTGCCAAAGGCGCAGCGGCCAAGCCTGCAGCCGCCAAGCCTGCAGCCACCAAGCCCGCAGCCAAACAGGCCGCAGCCAAGGCCACTACCGCCAAGCCAGCGGCAACCAAGGCCACTGCTGCCAAGCCAGCTGCTCGCAAGGCCCCGGCCAAACCAACGGCTGCCAAGCCTGCCGTCAGCAAGCCTGCGCAAACCAAGCCCGCCGCACCGGTGACCAGCAGCCCAGCGCCAGCGACCAACTCGGCAGCGCCCGCCGCCGCATCGCCGGCCCCGGCCAGCACGCCGGCTCAGTCGGCTCCTTCGGCCTCCTGA
- a CDS encoding TIGR02444 family protein, with protein MQNELWNHALALYRRPGVEAACLALQGLGADVCLLLCGTWLQARHVAPDATRAAALRAIAGPWQQQVVVPLRVLRQQWREAAQGDARLASLREQVKGLELEAERTVLARLQACAGSWPADSNGPPGDWLQWLVPEQARDHDALRELRVAADGLQEAEGAD; from the coding sequence ATGCAAAACGAATTGTGGAACCACGCCCTGGCCCTGTATCGACGGCCCGGGGTCGAAGCGGCCTGCCTCGCGCTGCAAGGGCTGGGGGCTGATGTCTGTCTGCTGCTTTGCGGGACCTGGCTGCAAGCCCGCCATGTCGCACCCGATGCCACGCGCGCGGCCGCGCTACGGGCCATTGCCGGCCCATGGCAGCAGCAGGTCGTGGTTCCGCTGAGGGTGTTGCGTCAACAATGGCGCGAAGCGGCGCAAGGCGATGCGCGACTGGCGTCGCTACGTGAGCAGGTCAAGGGATTGGAGCTGGAAGCCGAGCGCACCGTGCTGGCGCGCCTGCAGGCGTGTGCGGGGAGCTGGCCGGCGGACTCGAACGGCCCGCCAGGTGACTGGCTGCAGTGGCTGGTTCCCGAGCAAGCCCGCGACCACGACGCGCTGCGAGAGCTGCGCGTCGCGGCCGATGGGCTTCAGGAGGCCGAAGGAGCCGACTGA
- a CDS encoding mechanosensitive ion channel family protein, whose translation MEQLRSLLPGQWMDAFWLGLQILLILIAAFILQRVIARGLSRLGNRYPLPAELLVPVRGGLRWLIMGSALLFVLERMGVSATVLWTALSGFVAVAAVAFFAIWSVLSNLLCAVLIFTVGPFRIGDVVELVDTLDKPGVKGRVIAINLLYTTLMETPEAGGALVQVPNSQFFQKAVRRWRGTEVVAVSKGESVEAD comes from the coding sequence ATGGAGCAGCTGCGTTCGCTGCTGCCAGGGCAATGGATGGACGCGTTCTGGCTCGGGCTGCAGATCCTGCTGATCCTGATCGCTGCGTTCATCCTGCAGCGTGTAATCGCGCGGGGGCTGAGTCGGCTGGGCAACCGCTACCCGCTGCCGGCAGAGCTGCTGGTACCGGTGCGCGGTGGTCTGCGCTGGCTGATCATGGGCAGTGCACTGTTGTTCGTGCTGGAGCGCATGGGCGTTTCGGCCACGGTGCTGTGGACGGCGCTGTCAGGCTTCGTCGCGGTGGCAGCAGTCGCGTTTTTCGCTATCTGGAGCGTGCTCTCCAACCTGCTGTGTGCGGTGCTGATTTTCACCGTTGGGCCGTTTCGCATCGGTGATGTGGTGGAGCTGGTGGACACCCTCGACAAGCCGGGGGTCAAAGGCCGGGTGATCGCCATCAACCTGCTCTACACGACCCTGATGGAAACGCCCGAGGCGGGCGGGGCGCTGGTGCAGGTGCCGAACAGTCAGTTCTTCCAGAAAGCGGTGCGCCGTTGGCGGGGGACCGAGGTGGTGGCCGTGTCCAAAGGCGAGTCGGTCGAGGCGGATTGA
- the abc-f gene encoding ribosomal protection-like ABC-F family protein — protein MIRLSNLTLQRGPQRLLEGAEMTLHAGHKAGLIGANGAGKSSLFALLRGELSPDAGDCQLPGDWRIAHMRQEVDTLDRLAVDYVLDGDVRLRKIQADLAIAEAAHDGTAVARLHSELDSADGYTADARARKLLAGLGFTTEQMDRRVGDFSGGWRMRLNLAQALMCPSDLLLLDEPTNHLDLDAILWLEDWLKGYPGTLLLISHDRDFLDAVVDHVLHVEQRKLNLYKGGYSAFERTRAERLAQQQQAYEKQQARRAHMEKYIARFRAQATKARQAQSRIKALERMEELSAAHVDSPFDFVFRESEKISSPLLDLAEGRLGYGDKAILEKVKLQLAPGARIGLLGPNGAGKSTLIKNLAGELEPIGGRLVRGENLAVGYFAQHQLDSLDDKASPLLHLQRIAPAEREQTLRDFLGGFDFHGNRVDEPVVNFSGGEKARLALALIAWERPNLLLLDEPTNHLDLEMRLALTMALQEFSGAVVVVSHDRHLLKSTTNDFLLVADGKVEAFDGDLDDYSRWLIDYRQRSAPVSNAPANPDKTDKKAQRQAAAALRQQLAPHKRAAEKLETELNQVHGQLAEIETALGDGGLYEASRKDELRDLLARQTKLKQREGELEEAWMEALETLEAMQAELEALS, from the coding sequence ATGATCAGACTATCGAATCTCACTTTACAGCGTGGTCCGCAGCGCTTGCTAGAAGGCGCCGAGATGACCCTGCACGCCGGTCACAAAGCCGGCCTGATCGGCGCCAACGGCGCCGGAAAATCCAGCCTGTTCGCCTTGCTGCGTGGTGAGCTGTCGCCCGATGCTGGCGATTGCCAACTGCCTGGCGACTGGCGCATCGCCCACATGCGTCAGGAGGTCGATACCCTCGATCGCCTGGCGGTGGACTATGTGCTCGACGGCGATGTGCGCCTGCGCAAGATCCAGGCTGACCTGGCCATTGCCGAGGCGGCCCACGACGGCACTGCCGTGGCGCGCCTGCACAGTGAGCTCGACAGCGCCGACGGCTATACCGCCGATGCCCGCGCGCGCAAGCTGCTGGCAGGTCTGGGCTTCACCACCGAGCAGATGGACCGGCGCGTTGGCGACTTCTCCGGCGGTTGGCGGATGCGCCTGAACCTGGCCCAGGCCCTGATGTGCCCGTCCGACCTCTTGCTGCTCGACGAGCCCACCAACCACTTGGACCTGGACGCGATCCTCTGGCTGGAAGATTGGCTCAAGGGCTATCCGGGCACGCTGCTGCTGATTTCCCACGACCGCGACTTCCTCGATGCCGTAGTCGACCACGTGCTGCATGTCGAGCAGCGCAAGCTCAACCTCTACAAAGGCGGCTACAGCGCCTTCGAACGCACCCGTGCCGAGCGTCTGGCGCAGCAGCAACAGGCCTATGAGAAGCAGCAGGCCCGCCGTGCGCACATGGAGAAGTACATCGCCCGTTTCCGCGCCCAGGCCACCAAGGCCCGTCAGGCGCAGAGCCGGATCAAGGCCCTGGAGCGCATGGAGGAGCTGTCCGCCGCCCATGTGGACTCGCCGTTCGACTTCGTCTTCCGCGAGTCGGAGAAAATTTCCAGCCCGCTGCTGGACCTTGCCGAAGGCCGTCTGGGCTATGGCGACAAAGCGATCCTGGAGAAGGTCAAGCTGCAACTGGCGCCCGGTGCGCGCATCGGTCTGCTGGGCCCCAACGGCGCCGGTAAGTCGACCCTGATCAAGAACCTCGCCGGTGAGCTCGAACCCATTGGCGGGCGCCTGGTGCGGGGTGAGAACCTGGCGGTGGGCTACTTCGCCCAGCACCAGCTCGACTCCCTGGACGACAAGGCCAGCCCCTTGCTGCACCTGCAGCGCATCGCACCGGCTGAGCGCGAACAAACCCTGCGCGATTTCCTCGGTGGGTTCGATTTCCATGGCAACCGTGTCGACGAGCCGGTGGTGAACTTCTCCGGCGGTGAAAAGGCGCGCCTGGCCCTGGCGTTGATTGCCTGGGAACGCCCGAATCTGCTGCTGCTCGACGAGCCGACCAACCACTTGGACCTGGAGATGCGCCTGGCACTGACCATGGCCCTGCAAGAGTTCAGTGGCGCGGTGGTGGTGGTTTCCCACGACCGTCACTTGCTCAAGAGCACCACCAACGACTTCCTGCTGGTGGCCGATGGCAAGGTCGAGGCCTTCGACGGTGATCTGGACGACTACAGCCGCTGGCTGATCGATTATCGCCAACGCAGTGCTCCGGTCAGCAACGCCCCGGCCAACCCGGACAAGACTGACAAGAAGGCCCAACGCCAGGCCGCCGCGGCCTTGCGCCAGCAATTGGCGCCTCACAAGCGCGCCGCCGAAAAGCTCGAAACCGAGCTGAACCAGGTGCATGGGCAACTGGCCGAGATCGAGACGGCATTGGGCGACGGCGGCCTGTACGAAGCGTCCCGCAAGGACGAACTGCGTGACCTGTTGGCCCGCCAGACCAAGCTCAAGCAGCGCGAGGGCGAGCTTGAAGAAGCCTGGATGGAAGCGCTGGAAACCCTCGAGGCCATGCAGGCCGAGCTGGAGGCGTTGTCCTGA